In Thermoanaerobaculia bacterium, the genomic window ACGGCGACCAGGAGATCTACACGCGCTGGTCGATGCGCTCGCTCGAGCTCTGGAAGGAGCTCTTCGGCCCCGTCGGACGCCCCTCGCTCTTCCAGCAGGCCGGCGTGCTGTGGATGGCGCGCGGCAACGACCCGCTGACGACGAAGACGCTCGCCACCCTGACGCGGCTGAACGTGCCCCACGAGCGCGTCGAGCGCGCGGAGCTCGACAAGCGATGGCCGCAGATCGATTTCGGCCCCAACGACTGGGCGATCTACGAGCCCGAGAGCGGCTTCCTCGTGGCGTTCCACGGCGTGCAGGCGGTCGTTCAGATGGCGGAAGCCGAGGGCGTCGAATACCTGCAGGAATCCGTTCTTCCGCCCGAAGGGAAGGGACGGATGAATTCGGTCCGGACGAAGTCGGGAAAGACGATCGCCGCCGACACGTTCGTGTTCGCGTGCGGCCCCTGGCTTCCGAAGGTCTTCCCGGATCTGCTCGGCAACCGGATCTTCCCGACGCGGCAGGAGGTCTTCTTCTTCGGGGTTCCTCCGGGAGACACCCGTTTCCAGCAGCCGGCGATGCCGGTCTGGGTCGATTTCGCCGAAGAGATCTACGGCCTGCCCGACTTCAAGGGGCGCGGTTTCAAGGTTGCCCCGGATC contains:
- a CDS encoding FAD-dependent oxidoreductase translates to MAQTRREFVKTASAGAVGAALLPLAAGAAETPVAAEKPYDVAVVGSGVFGAWTAYMLRKKGRRVALIDAYGPGNARASSGGFTRVIRAGYGDQEIYTRWSMRSLELWKELFGPVGRPSLFQQAGVLWMARGNDPLTTKTLATLTRLNVPHERVERAELDKRWPQIDFGPNDWAIYEPESGFLVAFHGVQAVVQMAEAEGVEYLQESVLPPEGKGRMNSVRTKSGKTIAADTFVFACGPWLPKVFPDLLGNRIFPTRQEVFFFGVPPGDTRFQQPAMPVWVDFAEEIYGLPDFKGRGFKVAPDHHGPAFDPDTGQRVITAETLTKVRDFVGRRFPGLKDAPVVLSEVCQYENTSNGDFLIDRHPDRENVWLVGGGSGHGFKHGPALGEYVTARIIEGGPVEKKFSLATKERVQNREVY